A single Phoenix dactylifera cultivar Barhee BC4 chromosome 1, palm_55x_up_171113_PBpolish2nd_filt_p, whole genome shotgun sequence DNA region contains:
- the LOC103706090 gene encoding E3 ubiquitin-protein ligase CHIP-like, with translation MAAMAPLPVPASVVKQAEQLKQDGNSYFKKERLGAAIDAYTEAITLCPNVAIYWTNRALCYRKRNEWNKVEEDCRRAIQLDSNSVKAHYMLGLALLQKHDYSGGIKELEKALELGRGANPASYMVEEIWQVLARAKYMEWEDSSSKRAPRLQNLREVCEKAFLNYYSIDASEAEDGPKENDHSQQLECLHEVFNKAAQADTPSEVPDHLCCKITLDIFRDPVITPSGITYERAVLLDHLQRVGRFDPVTREPLDPHQLVPNLAIKEAVQAFLSEHAWAYKIS, from the exons ATGGCGGCGATGGCTCCGCTGCCGGTGCCGGCGAGCGTCGTAAAGCAGGCGGAGCAACTGAAGCAAGACGGGAACAGCTACTTCAAGAAGGAACGCCTGGGGGCCGCCATCGACGCCTACACCGAG GCAATTACGTTGTGCCCGAATGTGGCGATTTATTGGACGAACCGAGCCTTGTGCTATCGGAAGCGGAA TGAATGGAACAAAGTCGAAGAGGATTGTAGGAGGGCAATTCAGCTCGACAGCAATTCTGTGAAG GCACACTATATGTTGGGGCTTGCATTGCTACAGAAACATGATTATTCTGGGGGAATCAAGGAATTGGAGAAG GCTTTGGAACTTGGGAGAGGTGCTAACCCAGCAAGCTACATGGTCGAGGAGATTTGGCAGGTTCTTGCCAGAGCAAAGTACATGGAATGGGAAGATTCATCTAGCAAGCGGGCACCTAGGCTGCAGAATTTGAg GGAAGTATGTGaaaaagcatttttaaattattattctatcgATGCATCTGAAGCTGAAGATGGCCCCAAAGAAAATGACCATTCCCAGCAGTTGGAATGCCTCCACGAGGTGTTTAACAAAGCTGCACAGGCTGATACACCATCAGAA GTGCCTGACCACTTGTGTTGTAAAATTACGCTTGATATCTTTCGTGACCCTGTGATTACTCCAAGTGGCATTACTTATGAAAGGGCAGTGCTTCTTGATCATCTTCAGAGG GTGGGCAGGTTCGATCCTGTCACAAGGGAGCCACTTGATCCACACCAACTGGTACCAAACCTTGCTATCAAGGAAGCTGTTCAAGCATTCCTCAGTGAGCATGCTTGGGCATACAAGATATCCTAA